Proteins encoded by one window of Psychromonas sp. L1A2:
- the nirD gene encoding nitrite reductase small subunit NirD: MDATSNNTTWTDICPINDLTPDAGICALYNEQQVAIFLCKQTNSVYAVANFDPFGKANVLSRGIIGSTEDITYVASPLYKQRFNLATGECLDSEEHKIKTFNVRIENEQVQLKEAS, from the coding sequence ATGGACGCTACATCGAACAACACAACTTGGACAGATATCTGCCCGATTAACGACTTAACGCCAGATGCAGGTATTTGTGCGCTATATAATGAGCAACAAGTCGCTATCTTCTTATGCAAACAAACTAACAGTGTTTATGCCGTTGCTAACTTCGACCCATTTGGTAAAGCGAATGTGTTATCTCGCGGCATCATAGGTTCAACAGAAGACATTACTTATGTTGCATCGCCTTTATATAAACAACGTTTTAACTTAGCGACAGGGGAATGTTTAGATTCTGAAGAACATAAAATTAAAACCTTTAACGTTCGTATTGAAAATGAGCAAGTTCAGCTTAAGGAAGCGAGCTAA
- a CDS encoding class I SAM-dependent methyltransferase encodes MIKRTFTTPWHDYELIDAGNNQKLERWGNVYTIRPEMNAYFEPVLSKKQWLAKAHFEFIESSSSAGEWKTLQGNLEHDWQIKFNNITINLHLTKFKHVGLFPEQRANWDFIADNLQSGDRFLNLFAYTGVASLVARDQSAEVLHCDSVKQIIKWGKENMESSGLTDVHWVLEDALKFAQREIKRGKQYQGLIMDPPAFGIGAKKERWKIENKFPELIEAALALRAKGGFIIANTYSPRLDAERIRQITSDLCNGEKVQVTTLSVKSQTGKILDYGLRTVITGD; translated from the coding sequence ATGATCAAACGCACTTTTACTACTCCTTGGCATGACTATGAACTCATTGATGCCGGTAATAACCAAAAGCTTGAGCGTTGGGGAAATGTTTATACAATTCGCCCTGAAATGAATGCTTACTTTGAACCTGTACTTTCAAAAAAACAATGGCTAGCTAAAGCACACTTTGAGTTTATTGAAAGTAGCAGTAGTGCTGGTGAATGGAAGACACTACAAGGTAATTTGGAACATGATTGGCAGATTAAGTTCAATAACATCACAATTAATTTGCATCTGACTAAATTCAAACATGTTGGGTTATTTCCAGAACAACGCGCTAATTGGGATTTTATTGCTGATAACCTTCAATCTGGCGACCGTTTCTTGAACCTCTTTGCTTATACAGGTGTGGCTTCATTAGTAGCAAGAGATCAGAGCGCTGAAGTGCTACATTGTGATTCTGTTAAGCAAATCATTAAATGGGGCAAAGAGAACATGGAGTCCTCTGGTTTAACAGATGTGCATTGGGTTTTAGAAGATGCATTGAAATTTGCTCAGCGTGAAATAAAACGCGGAAAACAATACCAAGGTTTGATAATGGATCCTCCCGCTTTTGGTATCGGCGCAAAGAAAGAACGCTGGAAGATTGAAAACAAATTCCCAGAGCTTATAGAAGCAGCCTTAGCCTTACGCGCCAAAGGTGGTTTTATTATTGCCAACACTTATTCCCCTCGCCTAGATGCAGAACGTATTCGTCAAATCACCAGTGATTTATGTAACGGCGAAAAAGTACAAGTCACCACCCTAAGCGTAAAAAGCCAAACAGGTAAGATACTAGACTACGGGTTAAGAACAGTTATTACTGGTGATTAG
- a CDS encoding ABC transporter permease produces the protein MALVKKRSTLKVWGDVIFAIFLREIKSQSTDKIGLIWAVVSPLILIGGMTALRTFASGNGDTHGMPTMFFMVYGMILVQFFLGVLGASSGAIQKNKPLYAFRQVQPISSVIAISFFELLVKIFVVLTIAVICFVARIDIHVHDAISIIFNFSKVWLLAVSLGTIFGLSYCYIPELKKILQLITRPLFFISGIFFSLQDIPREYWHYLDWNPLLHAIELTRYAAYPSYGHEGVSYFFFDMCVLVSMFFALACYHVSWKQAISR, from the coding sequence ATGGCATTAGTTAAAAAACGCTCAACCCTAAAAGTATGGGGTGATGTGATATTTGCTATCTTTTTAAGAGAGATAAAAAGCCAATCAACCGATAAAATTGGTTTAATTTGGGCTGTTGTATCCCCTCTGATTTTAATTGGAGGAATGACTGCTTTAAGAACCTTTGCATCGGGTAATGGAGATACTCATGGAATGCCAACCATGTTCTTTATGGTATATGGTATGATATTAGTTCAATTTTTCTTGGGTGTTTTAGGGGCAAGTAGTGGTGCAATACAAAAAAATAAACCTCTTTATGCTTTTAGACAAGTCCAGCCAATTAGTTCTGTTATTGCAATTAGTTTTTTTGAGTTATTAGTTAAAATATTTGTAGTATTAACTATTGCAGTAATTTGTTTTGTGGCAAGAATCGATATACATGTACATGATGCCATTTCAATTATCTTTAACTTTAGTAAAGTTTGGTTACTTGCTGTTAGTTTAGGGACTATATTTGGTTTATCTTATTGTTATATACCTGAGCTTAAAAAAATTCTTCAATTAATCACTCGTCCGTTATTCTTCATCTCTGGGATCTTCTTTAGCTTACAAGATATCCCTCGGGAATATTGGCATTACCTAGATTGGAATCCTTTATTGCATGCTATTGAACTAACTCGTTATGCCGCTTATCCAAGTTATGGGCATGAAGGGGTGAGTTATTTCTTTTTTGATATGTGTGTATTGGTGAGCATGTTTTTTGCTTTAGCTTGTTATCACGTGAGTTGGAAACAGGCGATAAGCCGGTAA
- a CDS encoding polysaccharide biosynthesis/export family protein, giving the protein MNLLKMDLLKIATVGLLSSCFLLPNAFAAFEPSSIDLQSGTSNGIPQIDTSNTETSLETGSYQKQNRSGVLLPGEVDVRELLPSSGEDNPPPYGANLFAGGYETERVDGLNENYLIAAGDKINIWIWGAVTYSNIVTVDSQGNIFIPNIGPINVLDVPASNINKLVQSKIKQTYTNNVEVYVNLLTATPVSVYLSGAIIRPGQYAGMASDSVLYFLKRAGGIDSDRGSYRSIQIIRNNKILKEVDLYTFIQTGRLPNITFKDKDVILVKPQKSAVNVAGGVKNPFRFELKNIQTKGSELAQFALPLAKISHVGVFGNRVTGPFSVYLEYKDFLNYTLQDGDSLVFNDDSHAQVIDVQVSGSYLGPSYFAVKKSARLHDVLNAIPIVPALTDNKSIYILRKSVAERQKQILDDSLDRLERSVFTAPASSDGEASIRAKEAEMVMQFVEKARQVKPLGKVIVSDNGSTANILLEKGDQIVIPHYTDLINIGGEVLLPQAVVFNPNATVDDYIAWAGGFTDRAEDERISIVRANGIVIFVKEGEEAKNMKIQRGDQILVLPKVDTKIVQAVKDITQIVYQIAIAANVAIR; this is encoded by the coding sequence ATGAATTTATTAAAAATGGACTTACTAAAAATAGCCACGGTTGGATTACTTTCAAGCTGTTTTTTATTGCCTAATGCATTTGCCGCTTTTGAGCCAAGCTCTATTGATCTGCAAAGTGGAACAAGCAACGGTATACCGCAAATAGATACGAGCAATACTGAAACAAGTTTAGAAACCGGATCTTACCAAAAGCAAAATCGTTCAGGTGTGTTACTACCTGGTGAAGTCGATGTTCGTGAGTTATTGCCATCATCAGGCGAAGATAACCCGCCGCCATATGGTGCAAATTTATTCGCTGGTGGATATGAAACAGAACGTGTTGATGGCTTAAATGAAAACTACCTGATTGCCGCTGGCGACAAAATAAACATCTGGATATGGGGTGCGGTGACTTACTCTAATATCGTAACCGTGGATAGCCAAGGGAATATCTTTATTCCTAATATAGGCCCAATTAATGTTTTAGATGTACCTGCGAGTAATATCAATAAACTCGTCCAATCAAAAATAAAACAGACCTACACCAATAACGTTGAAGTTTACGTCAACTTATTAACGGCAACACCTGTTAGTGTTTACTTATCAGGAGCAATCATTCGTCCTGGTCAATATGCAGGTATGGCATCGGATAGCGTCTTGTACTTTCTAAAACGCGCAGGTGGCATTGACTCTGATCGAGGAAGTTACCGTAGCATTCAAATTATCCGTAATAATAAAATATTAAAAGAAGTGGATTTATACACCTTTATCCAAACAGGTCGACTACCTAACATTACCTTTAAAGATAAAGACGTTATATTAGTTAAACCACAGAAATCAGCCGTTAATGTTGCCGGTGGTGTTAAAAACCCTTTCCGATTCGAACTAAAAAACATTCAAACTAAAGGCAGTGAGCTGGCTCAATTTGCCTTGCCGCTTGCCAAAATAAGCCATGTGGGTGTGTTTGGTAATCGAGTGACAGGCCCATTCTCTGTCTACCTAGAATACAAAGACTTCTTAAACTACACATTACAAGATGGTGACAGCTTAGTGTTTAACGACGACTCTCACGCTCAAGTCATCGATGTTCAAGTGTCAGGTAGTTATTTAGGCCCATCATACTTTGCCGTCAAAAAAAGCGCGCGTCTGCATGATGTTTTAAACGCCATTCCAATTGTGCCTGCACTTACGGATAACAAGTCTATTTATATCCTGCGTAAAAGCGTGGCTGAACGTCAAAAACAGATCTTAGATGATTCATTAGACAGACTCGAGCGTAGTGTATTTACCGCACCAGCGTCTTCTGACGGTGAAGCTTCTATTCGTGCAAAAGAAGCCGAAATGGTGATGCAATTTGTTGAAAAAGCAAGGCAAGTTAAACCGCTAGGTAAAGTAATTGTTTCTGATAATGGCTCGACCGCTAATATTCTATTAGAAAAAGGCGATCAAATCGTTATTCCGCATTACACGGATTTAATCAATATTGGTGGTGAAGTACTATTGCCACAAGCGGTTGTGTTTAACCCAAATGCAACAGTTGATGATTATATTGCTTGGGCAGGCGGCTTTACCGATAGAGCTGAAGATGAACGTATTTCAATTGTGCGAGCTAATGGCATTGTTATTTTTGTGAAAGAAGGCGAAGAAGCCAAAAATATGAAAATACAACGTGGTGATCAAATTCTAGTGTTACCTAAAGTGGACACTAAAATTGTGCAAGCAGTGAAAGATATTACCCAAATAGTTTATCAAATCGCTATTGCAGCAAACGTGGCTATTCGATAA
- a CDS encoding NarK family nitrate/nitrite MFS transporter encodes MSNNSFNIFSFQGKMKTLHLSWMAFFITFAVWFNFAPLLQSVKETLGLSTEEIKTLLILNVAMTIPARVIIGSLTDKYGPRLVYSALLILCSIPCFTFAFSENFLQAAISRFALGFIGAGFVIGIRLVSEWFPHNELGTAEGIYGGWGNFGSAAAAFSLPTLALLFGGEDGWRYAMVVTGLLSLVFGFIFYANVTDTPKGSTYFKPANLTAMEVTSKGDFFLLLIMKIPMYAALALLAWKLSPDNVGMISNTVCYVIYALLFALYLYEWSQVWKVNKSIFTTPVPELHQYKFKQVAVLNVLYFATFGSELAVVSMLPLFFLETFELTPVVAGMVASAYAFMNLVSRPGGGWLSDKFGRKSTLLILTAGLALGYLLMAQIESSWTLWVAVVAAMICSFFVQAGEGAVFATVPLIKRRMTGQIAGMTGAYGNVGAVVYLTVLSFVSYQVFFYVIAATAFLGLLTLSLMTEPKGKIAEVNEDGSVTLIDVGAH; translated from the coding sequence ATGAGTAATAATTCTTTTAACATTTTTTCTTTCCAAGGAAAAATGAAAACACTGCATTTAAGTTGGATGGCCTTTTTTATCACGTTTGCAGTTTGGTTTAACTTTGCACCCCTATTACAATCAGTAAAAGAAACATTGGGTTTAAGCACTGAAGAAATTAAAACACTGCTTATTCTTAACGTTGCAATGACAATTCCAGCACGTGTTATTATTGGTTCATTAACCGATAAATATGGCCCGAGACTGGTTTATTCTGCTCTACTTATTCTATGTTCAATCCCATGTTTCACTTTTGCTTTCTCTGAAAACTTCTTGCAAGCAGCTATCTCGCGTTTTGCTTTAGGTTTCATTGGTGCAGGTTTTGTTATTGGTATCCGTTTAGTATCTGAATGGTTCCCACATAACGAGCTAGGAACCGCTGAAGGGATTTACGGTGGTTGGGGTAACTTTGGTAGTGCTGCAGCCGCATTCAGTTTACCAACACTGGCATTACTATTTGGTGGCGAAGACGGATGGCGTTACGCAATGGTCGTAACGGGTCTACTAAGTTTAGTATTTGGTTTTATTTTTTACGCAAACGTAACAGATACACCTAAAGGTTCTACTTACTTCAAACCTGCTAACTTAACAGCAATGGAAGTAACGTCAAAAGGTGACTTCTTCTTACTACTTATTATGAAGATCCCAATGTATGCGGCTTTAGCATTACTAGCGTGGAAACTATCTCCAGATAACGTAGGTATGATTTCTAACACCGTTTGTTATGTTATTTATGCATTACTATTTGCGTTATACCTTTACGAATGGTCACAGGTTTGGAAAGTTAATAAATCAATCTTTACAACACCAGTACCAGAGCTACACCAATATAAATTCAAACAAGTAGCAGTATTAAATGTCCTTTATTTTGCTACGTTTGGTTCTGAATTAGCGGTTGTTTCAATGTTACCTCTATTCTTCTTAGAAACATTTGAATTAACACCGGTTGTTGCGGGTATGGTGGCATCAGCTTATGCCTTCATGAACTTAGTATCTCGCCCAGGTGGCGGTTGGTTATCAGATAAGTTTGGTCGTAAATCTACCTTACTTATTTTAACCGCTGGTTTAGCGCTAGGTTATTTATTAATGGCGCAAATCGAAAGTAGCTGGACATTATGGGTTGCTGTTGTTGCTGCTATGATTTGTTCTTTCTTTGTACAAGCGGGTGAAGGTGCTGTATTTGCAACGGTTCCACTAATCAAACGTCGTATGACAGGACAAATTGCAGGTATGACCGGTGCTTACGGTAACGTTGGCGCAGTAGTTTACCTAACGGTGTTATCTTTTGTTAGTTACCAAGTTTTCTTTTACGTGATTGCAGCAACTGCTTTCTTAGGTCTTTTAACATTATCGTTGATGACTGAACCTAAAGGTAAAATTGCAGAAGTAAACGAAGATGGTAGTGTTACCCTAATCGATGTAGGTGCTCACTAA
- a CDS encoding bifunctional protein-serine/threonine kinase/phosphatase: MDKSQAKPTLKVCIGGYSTAGKRSVNQDAFAVKDPYSASEKKMKGIVACVADGVSCSDKGQQASHTSVTQFIADYYSTNKSWDVKQSASKVLNSLNSWLYQHNQDDLRHNGLITTFSSVIIKSTTAHILHIGDSRVYRYQEEELKQLSHDHSRAVYKQNPVLTRALGMDCHLDIDYQTIPLQVGDLFMLSSDGVHDYLSQENLKDYLSQLTEDATTKEFEQLAKTICDDALTQGSSDNISCLLIKVTSLPRADLSELFSHLSSLNIPPALQVGNEIDCFKIDKLLHEGSRSHVYLATDKSTKNKVVLKMPSLNFEEDANYLLGFYKEQWVGQSINHPSVMSIADNIKGSVFLYHICEYVEGMSLRLWMQKNPKPELDQAYDIIKKIVNTVRVLQRAGMVHRDLKPENIIITDQDEIKLIDFGTVKVNGFEEIVKEQQEEPLGAVDYIAPEYLNDNQSSSLSDLFSIAVIAYELLSGYLPYPANQAQSLDRARQYTWIYQPIQTHRSELSSRLDNVLQRALDPKPNKRYSTMSEFIAELTAVQKRQAIQEPKKSLLERDPVKFWQYLAFIFIGISAAELFILVSGKAL, encoded by the coding sequence ATGGATAAGAGTCAAGCAAAGCCAACCTTGAAAGTCTGTATTGGTGGGTATTCCACCGCTGGTAAACGTTCGGTCAATCAAGATGCTTTTGCAGTAAAAGACCCTTATTCAGCATCAGAAAAAAAGATGAAAGGGATAGTCGCCTGTGTTGCTGATGGCGTAAGTTGCAGCGATAAAGGACAACAAGCTAGCCACACCAGTGTTACCCAATTCATTGCTGATTATTACAGCACCAACAAAAGCTGGGACGTTAAACAATCCGCCAGCAAAGTCCTCAACTCCCTTAATAGTTGGTTATATCAACATAACCAAGATGATCTTAGACATAATGGCTTAATCACCACTTTCAGTAGTGTCATTATCAAATCTACAACCGCTCATATTTTACATATCGGTGATAGTCGCGTTTATCGTTATCAAGAGGAAGAATTAAAGCAACTCTCACATGATCATAGCCGTGCGGTTTATAAACAAAATCCAGTATTAACCCGTGCATTGGGTATGGATTGCCACCTTGATATCGACTATCAAACCATCCCTCTGCAAGTCGGAGACCTGTTCATGTTAAGTAGTGATGGTGTACATGACTACTTGAGCCAAGAGAACTTAAAGGATTACCTAAGCCAATTAACAGAAGACGCAACAACAAAAGAGTTTGAACAACTTGCTAAAACAATCTGCGACGATGCTTTAACACAAGGGAGTAGCGATAACATAAGTTGCTTGCTTATAAAAGTAACCTCATTACCTAGAGCAGATTTAAGTGAATTATTTTCACATTTAAGCAGTTTGAATATTCCGCCTGCATTACAAGTCGGTAACGAAATTGACTGTTTTAAAATAGATAAATTATTACATGAAGGCTCACGTAGCCATGTTTATCTAGCGACGGATAAAAGCACAAAAAATAAAGTCGTGTTGAAAATGCCATCACTGAACTTTGAAGAAGATGCCAATTATCTCTTAGGCTTTTATAAAGAACAGTGGGTAGGGCAATCAATTAATCACCCGAGTGTCATGTCGATCGCAGACAACATCAAAGGCTCAGTATTTTTATACCATATCTGTGAGTATGTCGAAGGAATGTCCTTAAGATTATGGATGCAGAAAAATCCTAAACCCGAATTAGACCAAGCCTACGACATCATTAAAAAAATAGTGAATACAGTACGTGTATTACAACGTGCAGGCATGGTGCACAGAGACCTTAAACCTGAAAATATCATCATCACAGATCAGGATGAGATTAAATTAATCGACTTCGGCACCGTTAAAGTTAATGGTTTTGAAGAGATAGTAAAAGAGCAACAAGAAGAACCATTAGGCGCAGTAGATTACATCGCACCTGAATACTTAAACGACAACCAAAGCTCATCTTTGTCAGATCTATTCTCCATTGCAGTTATTGCCTATGAACTGTTATCAGGATATTTACCTTATCCAGCGAACCAAGCACAATCGTTAGACAGAGCAAGGCAATACACTTGGATTTACCAACCCATCCAAACTCACCGTTCAGAACTATCAAGCCGACTTGATAACGTATTACAGCGTGCATTAGATCCAAAGCCTAATAAACGCTACAGCACCATGAGCGAATTTATCGCAGAACTAACCGCAGTCCAAAAAAGACAAGCAATCCAAGAACCTAAAAAATCACTCTTAGAACGAGACCCAGTAAAATTCTGGCAATACCTAGCCTTCATCTTCATCGGCATCAGCGCCGCAGAACTATTCATACTAGTAAGCGGTAAAGCGCTTTAG